The Vanessa atalanta chromosome 24, ilVanAtal1.2, whole genome shotgun sequence genome has a segment encoding these proteins:
- the LOC125073574 gene encoding CCAAT/enhancer-binding protein-like: protein MCPSEPQCPEVETRSATAGPIGPGGMESPQMYDAAAAPPPPPQPDLKKAAEDKRTPFPPPDLDELNGQEISLDLQHLIEDQFRGEETMALFQEILPGGRSPQQRPFARTTLAYMPQPVHSGASYANPVPANSHEQAPPIKEEPPEPHDFRRAVTCAQYTGQYNAQPPVGVSGPYGGGFTPLPPLGAPLLPPLLKHKQPPSRRSSGKVIDKGTDEYRRRRERNNIAVRKSREKAKVRSREVEEKVKTLLREKEALLKRLEAVTGELSLHKQMYVHLINLNHPEITELCRSMLQLGAPHSSDHTL, encoded by the coding sequence ATGTGCCCTAGTGAACCTCAGTGCCCTGAAGTGGAGACTCGCAGTGCGACCGCTGGGCCTATCGGCCCCGGCGGCATGGAATCCCCCCAGATGTACGACGCAGCCGCGGCACCGCCACCGCCGCCGCAGCCAGACCTAAAAAAGGCGGCAGAGGATAAAAGGACACCTTTCCCACCCCCGGACTTGGACGAGCTCAATGGACAGGAGATCAGCTTGGATTTACAACACCTCATCGAGGACCAGTTCCGAGGGGAGGAGACCATGGCTCTCTTCCAGGAAATACTCCCCGGAGGACGGTCGCCACAGCAGAGGCCGTTCGCGCGAACGACCCTTGCGTATATGCCCCAACCCGTCCACTCTGGGGCATCGTACGCGAACCCGGTGCCTGCTAACTCTCACGAACAAGCGCCTCCGATAAAGGAGGAACCCCCTGAACCGCATGATTTCAGGCGAGCAGTGACATGTGCGCAATACACAGGCCAGTACAACGCACAGCCGCCAGTTGGAGTGAGTGGCCCTTATGGAGGTGGTTTCACACCACTGCCTCCATTGGGAGCTCCTTTGCTCCCGCCTCTGTTAAAACACAAGCAGCCCCCGTCGAGACGATCGTCCGGCAAAGTGATAGACAAAGGTACGGACGAGTACCGAAGGAGGAGGGAGCGTAACAACATAGCCGTACGTAAATCACGCGAAAAAGCAAAAGTACGTTCTAGGGAAGTCGAGGAAAAGGTAAAAACGTTACTCCGTGAGAAAGAGGCATTACTAAAGAGGCTGGAGGCGGTCACGGGGGAGTTGAGCCTTCACAAGCAGATGTACGTTCACCTGATCAACTTGAATCATCCAGAGATCACTGAACTATGCCGGTCGATGTTGCAGCTAGGAGCTCCTCACTCGTCGGATCACACGCTCTGA